The sequence TGGGAAAACGCATGCGCCTCTTTGAGTTGGGAATATATGAGAATAAGACATTCAACTATGACGCTATTCTGCTCTACAGAGAGGTGACCAAAGCTTGCATATTAACTCCTAGCAAATGGCTGCACAGAAATATGTGTAAACTGCACTTAAAAGTTTCTTAAAATGCTCACCTGATCAACACCCTAATCTTCTGACTTCTGTCTATTAGGGGGTAATGTACGAGATTCATGATCATGACAAGACGTGCGAAAAGAAGCCACTGAAGGCAGACTTCTTCGTCTTGGGAGTTCCCAAAAATTCATCTTTTGTGGGTCAAGCTGTTGTAGGCACCTCGTCTGCACCTGGAGCTGGCCTCCTGGTCAACACTTGGACAGGAGAAATGCCTGAGCTTGGGGGTGAGAGCATGTTAAATTTAGATTATCCTACATTTTCATCTATTCAttcatcatttatttatcaacatatttttgtcattgctgcccccaccccccaggaAAGTACATGACTACAGTTACAGAGTATGGGTGCATTCCTGTCAACTATCTGTTCCATACTGCTGACTATGGATGGATGGTGATCAAGTAAGTCTTAATTAGAAGTGCACAAAGCAAAAAGCAGAAGCAAACAGTAATAGTAACAGCTAAAGCTCGCTTTGTTGATAATATACATCATAGTTTGGAATGATACAAAAGCCAAACTGCATTTCCAGAACTGTTTGGAGATTTTCCAAAGTGCGATTAAAAACTAAAATCTGGGATTTGTTCATTAAGCTTGAAACTTTATAATTGCATATGTAAAGAAGAAGTGGTTTAGCTTTTAATGTCTCCaacacagtccaaaaaaaaaaggttggacagGCACAAAATAAGCCTGACAGGTTTATACCATTTACAGGTAAGACTGTTGTGTAAACTTCTACAGTTACTAGGTTAATTGGCTGCAGTGGAGGTGATCATGATTGGGCAAATGCCTATGGTTGATGCTCCATTGTTTGTACTTCTGTCAGTTAAGTAAAACTACAAGTgaattaacaaaaataacacctttcttatcattatttatgaagaaatgtcatatttttactttgttttattgttatttgctTAGTATCCGAGTGGACTTCACTTTTAGAAAGATAATGGAAATGAGCATAAATCTAATAGaattatatagttttatttttacactttaaaaGTAAATAGTTGTTAGATTAGGTGTTGTACATCTCTGAGGTCCTACATCACCTAAAACTGCTTTGTTACATTAGGAAAGAGTGACCATGAGTGTATATGTGTGCTTCTATACATTGGGCAGAAAGCTAATATCActatatgccttttttttttttagctacttTGACAACGTTGTTGGGATTACAGACCCTGGTGTGTTTATTCCTCCGGATTTCTGCAAAGCTGCAATGATGAAGCCTCAGAGC comes from Sphaeramia orbicularis chromosome 18, fSphaOr1.1, whole genome shotgun sequence and encodes:
- the LOC115438687 gene encoding ependymin-like isoform X1 → MRLLAVLTCLLACCLAQKPKPCESPPLLSGAFTVSTQNEKVWTYGKYVYDALGKRMRLFELGIYENKTFNYDAILLYREGVMYEIHDHDKTCEKKPLKADFFVLGVPKNSSFVGQAVVGTSSAPGAGLLVNTWTGEMPELGGKYMTTVTEYGCIPVNYLFHTADYGWMVINYFDNVVGITDPGVFIPPDFCKAAMMKPQSQPVDIFSLFHNKH
- the LOC115438687 gene encoding ependymin-like isoform X2, with the protein product MRLLAVLTCLLACCLAQKPKPCESPPLLSGAFTVSTQNEKVWTYGKYVYDALGKRMRLFELGIYENKTFNYDAILLYREGVMYEIHDHDKTCEKKPLKADFFVLGVPKNSSFVGQAVVGTSSAPGAGLLVNTWTGEMPELGGKYMTTVTEYGCIPVNYLFHTADYGWMVFSYFDNVVGITDPGVFIPPDFCKAAMMKPQSQPVDIFSLFHNKH